DNA sequence from the Lycium barbarum isolate Lr01 chromosome 5, ASM1917538v2, whole genome shotgun sequence genome:
ACCATATATGGCCGAACTATACACTACTTATATACTTCGGCTGTATATGTTGTATATAGgtatgtatatattgtgtataggTATATTTAGTATATTTCATACACTACTTATACActgtgtacatattttgtaaactagatgaCTGAATGGTATTTGCCTATAAAATCCATATCAGAACAGTTTGGGAGAGGGAAATGAAAGATCTAAACTTTTCTTATTGCTAAATACAAAGTACTAAGTGAAACATATGTATATTAGGCGGAAAAAGAATACTCTATTATTTTAACCAACTCACTAATTACAGCAATGTGTCACTTTTTCCTATTGGCTAAACCACAAAATGATTACATCAGACTAATTGATCTCTTACACTAAAGTTAGAACAATACCGTTCATAGAGCTCTGACTATATCACTTCATGCCAGCAAAAATTCTTAAATTTCCAGTTGAAGCAGAAAATGTAGATATTTATGTATTCCTGTGAGTTGCAAAATCCAAATGATAACTTTACTTTTTATATCTCTAGACCAAACTTTCAAACAAGCGCTTGAGACTTGGGCAGCTTGTGTTGCACCTCAACTATTTTACAGATATTTGTTACTTCTCATCAGCACCGGTCATCATCGttctaattaataattaatattacCATGTAGTAGTTCTAAAAACACCGTGGTAGAAGCCATCTTGTAGTCAATGTTAAAATCACTTAAGAGCCTTTGGACTAGCtaggaaaagagaaaaaaagcaAGAAAGGTATAATGGAGAATTGGAGATATCAGATATTATTAACCAGCAGAGTAAATGTTGATAGAATAGTTTGTTCATAAATAGAAGATCAATACACAGACTTGTACtaagaaaaatggaaaaaaaaagttgcaACATTGAATTAACACTTGAACATACATGTTACGCCCAAGGTTCATTGTCTTATCGCAACAGTAGAAATGTTCGTACCATTAAGTGGGAGGGCAAAAGGTAATGAGATACCGCGGCGCCTTACAACTCTTAAGTCCAGTAGATTCATCAAAGGCATAGCTATAAGACCTAGGGCAAATAGTCTTAAACAACCGCGAAAACGCGGTTGGTTTGCAAGTGTTCTTACTAGCAAATTCCCCAGTGCAGCAGTATATGGGATCATTAGTAGCAAGACAAGCACTCTTACACCCGACAACTTTGCCTTTGCACTTAATTGCCAAATATGCAGGGCAACATTCATTCAAATCAGCTTCACAGGCAGCTACTCCACAACCAGCACTAcctgttgggatcgaaataacatGGCGTCATGCAGAAGCGAACAATTGCAAAACTTCGAACCAAGATAAACCAGAAACAAAAGAAATGTATATTAAGAGAGGCACACTACCGCCAATCGGGATCATAGCAACGGGGATATTAAATCCATCAACTAAACTGACATCATAGTAATGTTGTGGATTGTTTGAGGTTCCTAATGTCATTTCCACGAGCGTAGCAGGGGGGATTCCTCCGGCCCCTGAACAATGCAGAAGGCCGGAGCAATCCCCTGTCTGGCAAGAACCTTTGCCATTTTCGTCGAAACAACAACCTTGTCTGCCCCATATTCTACCTGACCATAGATTAGGCAGTTCAATTACTACTTGTTGGCCAATTTTGAGATGGAACCCACCATTGTTAGGTGTCTCATGCCCTGCTGTCCCAAGAATTCCAGGCCATATGCTTTCTTTGCAATTGTTCACTATAAGCAGTTGAGTTCCATCTGCATATGATAAACAAACATTAGACAATT
Encoded proteins:
- the LOC132642260 gene encoding thaumatin-like protein isoform X1 encodes the protein MEHGETAHRVPPLNCYHLFNMTYTVFIQNNNNFHTFAQPVALIFSSFTYSDPLLTFSLKSRTKIQKNMRTNLHLLLLLSLAFYLSFSNGTQLLIVNNCKESIWPGILGTAGHETPNNGGFHLKIGQQVVIELPNLWSGRIWGRQGCCFDENGKGSCQTGDCSGLLHCSGAGGIPPATLVEMTLGTSNNPQHYYDVSLVDGFNIPVAMIPIGGSAGCGVAACEADLNECCPAYLAIKCKGKVVGCKSACLATNDPIYCCTGEFASKNTCKPTAFSRLFKTICPRSYSYAFDESTGLKSCKAPRYLITFCPPT
- the LOC132642260 gene encoding thaumatin-like protein isoform X2 yields the protein MFVKFFTRPQTPFCWTTRDGTQLLIVNNCKESIWPGILGTAGHETPNNGGFHLKIGQQVVIELPNLWSGRIWGRQGCCFDENGKGSCQTGDCSGLLHCSGAGGIPPATLVEMTLGTSNNPQHYYDVSLVDGFNIPVAMIPIGGSAGCGVAACEADLNECCPAYLAIKCKGKVVGCKSACLATNDPIYCCTGEFASKNTCKPTAFSRLFKTICPRSYSYAFDESTGLKSCKAPRYLITFCPPT